The following coding sequences lie in one Cyanobacterium sp. Dongsha4 genomic window:
- the ppk1 gene encoding polyphosphate kinase 1 — MKTEQMTEQVVNIEDHQYYFNRELSWLEFNYRVLQEALSERTLLLERLKFTAIFSSNLDEFFMVRVAALKRQVEAEVSKLTPDGRTPLQQIQDINKRLRPLVKQQVENFEYNLKQELTNHKVYLINFVDLNQEQRKYLHDYFDTNIFPVLTPLAVDPSHPFPHMSNLSLNLAVLVKNPDNGAELFARVKVPKTLPRFVTFPPELRQVSNLDDDPLWVGVPLEQVIAHHLETLFPGMDVQECHNFRLTRDADLGVQEDEADDLLLAIKQELRKRHFAGSAVRLEIHPTMPENVKQMLMQGLGLEEMDIYEIDGLLGLNDLFAFMGLPLPKLKDVPWNGIVPPPFDQFQTLEMARANESDDNVSDEFFAMIRKSDLLVHHPYHSFSATVQQFITQAAHDPDVMAIKMTLYRTSGDSPIIKALIDAAENGKQVVALVELKARFDEENNIIWARKLEKAGVHVVYGIVGLKTHTKIVLVVRKEKDKIRRYIHIGTGNYNPKTAKLYTDVGLISCREDLGADLTDLFNFLTGYSKQQSFRKLLVAPVTMRDRMIEMIEREAEHCRNNGTGRIVAKMNSLVDVQIIRALYRASQAGVKIDLIIRGICSLRPGVEGVSENIKVISIVGRFLEHSRIFYFQNNGQEEIYIGSADWMSRNLSRRVEAVTPIEDPELMKQLQEILGIMLADNRQSWELHSDGNYLRREAKEGEKELNTHEVLMNMALNSSTMI, encoded by the coding sequence ATGAAAACTGAGCAAATGACAGAGCAAGTAGTTAATATTGAAGATCATCAGTATTATTTTAATAGAGAATTAAGTTGGCTAGAGTTTAATTATCGAGTATTACAAGAAGCCCTAAGTGAAAGAACTTTGTTGCTAGAAAGGCTTAAATTTACAGCAATTTTCAGTTCTAATTTAGATGAATTTTTTATGGTTAGGGTGGCGGCACTAAAAAGACAAGTGGAAGCAGAAGTGAGTAAGTTAACCCCTGATGGTAGAACTCCACTACAACAAATTCAAGATATTAATAAACGTTTGCGTCCATTAGTTAAGCAACAAGTAGAAAACTTTGAATACAATCTTAAGCAAGAATTAACGAACCATAAAGTATATCTCATCAACTTTGTGGACTTAAATCAAGAGCAGAGAAAGTACCTTCATGACTATTTTGATACCAATATTTTTCCTGTTTTAACACCTTTAGCGGTTGATCCTAGTCACCCTTTCCCTCATATGTCTAATTTGAGTCTTAATTTAGCTGTTTTGGTGAAAAATCCCGATAATGGGGCTGAATTATTTGCTAGGGTAAAAGTTCCTAAGACTCTTCCTCGTTTTGTTACTTTTCCTCCTGAATTACGACAAGTTAGTAATCTTGATGATGATCCTCTTTGGGTAGGTGTGCCTTTAGAACAAGTGATTGCCCATCATTTAGAGACGTTATTCCCCGGTATGGATGTTCAAGAATGTCATAATTTTCGCTTAACCCGTGATGCCGATTTAGGGGTGCAAGAGGATGAAGCAGATGATTTACTTTTAGCCATTAAACAAGAGTTACGGAAACGACATTTTGCGGGTTCGGCGGTAAGGTTAGAAATCCATCCTACCATGCCTGAAAATGTCAAACAAATGTTGATGCAGGGTTTAGGTTTGGAGGAAATGGATATTTATGAAATAGATGGTTTATTGGGGTTGAATGATTTATTTGCTTTTATGGGTTTACCTTTGCCAAAGTTAAAAGATGTTCCTTGGAATGGTATTGTACCTCCTCCTTTTGATCAGTTTCAAACTTTGGAGATGGCTAGGGCTAATGAAAGTGATGATAATGTGAGTGATGAGTTTTTTGCCATGATTCGTAAATCTGATTTATTGGTACATCATCCTTATCATTCTTTTTCTGCTACTGTACAACAGTTTATTACTCAAGCCGCGCATGATCCAGATGTCATGGCAATTAAAATGACGCTTTATCGTACTTCGGGGGATTCTCCTATTATTAAAGCCTTAATTGATGCGGCGGAGAATGGCAAACAGGTAGTGGCTTTGGTGGAGTTAAAAGCCCGTTTCGATGAGGAAAATAATATTATTTGGGCGAGAAAACTAGAAAAAGCAGGGGTACACGTTGTTTATGGTATTGTGGGTTTGAAAACTCATACTAAAATTGTGTTAGTTGTCAGAAAGGAAAAAGACAAGATTCGTCGTTATATACATATTGGTACGGGGAATTATAATCCCAAAACCGCTAAACTTTATACGGATGTGGGTTTGATTAGTTGTCGAGAAGATTTAGGTGCAGATTTAACTGATTTATTTAATTTTTTAACGGGTTACTCTAAACAGCAATCCTTCCGTAAGTTATTAGTTGCCCCAGTGACAATGCGCGATCGCATGATTGAAATGATTGAACGAGAAGCGGAACATTGTCGAAATAATGGTACTGGTAGAATAGTAGCAAAAATGAATTCTTTAGTAGATGTGCAGATTATCCGTGCTTTATATCGTGCATCTCAGGCAGGGGTAAAAATAGATTTAATTATCAGAGGTATTTGTTCTTTACGCCCCGGAGTGGAAGGGGTAAGCGAAAATATTAAGGTTATTAGTATTGTGGGGCGTTTTCTGGAACACTCACGAATTTTTTATTTTCAAAATAACGGACAAGAAGAAATTTATATCGGTAGTGCTGATTGGATGAGTCGTAATCTTTCTCGTCGAGTTGAAGCAGTAACACCCATTGAAGATCCTGAATTAATGAAACAATTACAAGAAATTTTGGGCATTATGTTAGCAGATAATCGTCAATCATGGGAATTACACAGTGATGGCAACTATCTCAGAAGAGAAGCAAAAGAAGGAGAGAAAGAGTTGAATACTCATGAAGTTTTAATGAATATGGCTCTTAATAGCAGTACGATGATTTAG
- a CDS encoding ABC transporter ATP-binding protein has product MNSSISTPQPLIKLDNIYKIYGSGDIQVNALSAINLKIESGEYCAIMGSSGSGKSTMMNILGCLDRPTAGNYYLNGKNVADLSRKELAHIRNEQIGFVFQQFHLLPQLSALENVMLPMVYAGISESERKKKATEALIKVGLEARINNKPNQLSGGQQQRVAIARAIVNNPLIVLADEPTGALDSETTKEVMSIFRQLNEEKITIILVTHEKDVAEETKRIIHFADGKIIS; this is encoded by the coding sequence ATGAACTCATCTATTTCAACTCCTCAACCTTTGATTAAACTAGATAACATTTACAAAATTTATGGTAGCGGTGATATTCAAGTTAATGCCTTATCCGCTATCAATCTCAAGATAGAATCAGGAGAATATTGTGCGATTATGGGTTCTTCTGGTTCGGGAAAGTCCACGATGATGAATATTTTGGGATGTCTCGATCGCCCCACGGCAGGTAATTACTATCTTAATGGTAAAAATGTGGCGGATTTATCCCGAAAAGAATTAGCTCATATTCGTAATGAACAAATTGGGTTTGTTTTTCAACAGTTTCACCTTTTACCTCAATTAAGCGCCCTTGAAAATGTCATGTTACCCATGGTATATGCGGGAATTTCTGAATCGGAAAGGAAAAAAAAGGCAACGGAGGCATTAATTAAAGTTGGTTTAGAAGCAAGGATTAATAATAAGCCTAATCAGTTATCTGGGGGACAACAGCAAAGAGTTGCGATCGCACGTGCTATAGTGAATAATCCATTAATTGTATTAGCAGATGAACCGACAGGGGCTTTGGATTCAGAAACAACAAAAGAGGTTATGAGTATTTTTCGCCAACTCAATGAGGAAAAAATTACCATCATCTTAGTAACTCATGAAAAAGATGTTGCTGAGGAAACCAAAAGAATTATTCATTTTGCTGATGGAAAAATTATCAGTTAA
- a CDS encoding Na-K-Cl cotransporter produces the protein MNTNQQKTSGLGTFGGVYTPSILTILGVIMYLRFGWVVGNVGLFGTFIIVTLSNLITFLTALSVCAIATDRVVRAGGAYYMISRSLGIETGGAVGIPLYFAQALSVALYTLGFAESVVQIVPSMEAYEVYIALAVTIGVGILALTSAEIAIKAQYFIMAAIALSLISFFLGHPVEQTHVELWRTTDVSFWQVFAVFFPAVTGIMAGVNMSGDLKDPTKALPIGTLAAVGTGYVIYMVIPLFLGLRADAQTLVDEPFIMARMSFWGGAIALGVWGATLSSAIGSILGAPRVLQALARDGILPNQLNFLGQGNGRNDEPRIGTAVTLGVAIAAVCLGDLNLIAPVLTMFFLTTYLVLNASAGIESFLQSPSFRPTFKVNWFLSFLGAVGCLAVMLLINAIATVVAGIIVSGIFLYLQRQELKVTWGDSRRGMWMAFLRTGIYQLDQLTDPKNWRPHIIVFSASPHKSWSLIELADSFNHKGLLTVASIVPERREYESKKNLENTIKDYLSKNNVQALVKIIRSNQNYAVIPQVVETYGIGALIPNTVLLGNSNASFNQDWESHKQYCQTIAQLHQLKRNIIILKENSDRKLGNYQRIDIWWSGIQANGSLMLLLGYLLKNDWQWRKASIFVKLVIKNPHALETTQTNLNNLIEKLNIDVIPQVIVSEETSFEKILYQYSDKADLIFLGLAEPQEDFDQYYYQWQQKTKNLPSVAFMMAANDFPFEEVLQKD, from the coding sequence ATGAATACTAACCAGCAAAAAACATCAGGTTTAGGCACTTTTGGAGGTGTTTATACCCCTTCTATCCTCACTATTCTGGGGGTAATCATGTATCTGCGTTTTGGTTGGGTAGTGGGAAATGTTGGTCTATTCGGTACTTTTATTATTGTCACTCTTTCTAATCTCATCACTTTTCTAACTGCTTTATCTGTATGTGCGATCGCAACTGATCGAGTAGTTAGGGCAGGAGGGGCATATTATATGATAAGTCGTTCTTTAGGTATTGAAACAGGGGGGGCGGTAGGTATTCCTTTATATTTTGCTCAAGCCTTATCCGTTGCTCTTTATACCCTAGGTTTTGCTGAAAGTGTGGTGCAAATTGTTCCTAGTATGGAAGCCTATGAAGTCTATATTGCTTTAGCAGTGACAATTGGAGTGGGAATTTTAGCGTTAACCAGTGCAGAAATTGCCATTAAAGCCCAATATTTTATTATGGCGGCCATTGCACTTTCTTTAATTTCTTTCTTTTTAGGGCATCCAGTGGAACAAACCCACGTTGAGTTATGGAGAACCACAGATGTTTCTTTTTGGCAAGTATTTGCCGTCTTTTTCCCCGCCGTTACGGGTATCATGGCAGGGGTTAATATGTCTGGAGACTTGAAAGATCCCACAAAAGCCTTACCTATTGGCACTTTAGCCGCCGTCGGCACTGGTTATGTTATTTACATGGTTATTCCCTTATTTCTTGGCTTACGGGCTGATGCTCAAACCCTTGTAGATGAACCATTTATCATGGCTAGAATGTCTTTTTGGGGAGGTGCGATCGCTCTTGGAGTGTGGGGAGCGACTCTTAGCAGTGCCATTGGTAGTATTTTAGGAGCGCCTAGAGTTTTACAAGCATTAGCAAGGGATGGAATTTTGCCCAATCAACTCAATTTTTTAGGGCAGGGAAATGGTAGAAATGATGAACCTCGTATCGGTACAGCAGTAACTCTAGGGGTTGCTATTGCGGCAGTCTGTTTAGGGGATTTAAACTTAATTGCCCCAGTATTGACAATGTTTTTCTTAACAACCTATTTAGTTTTAAATGCTTCGGCAGGAATTGAAAGTTTTTTACAATCTCCTTCTTTTCGTCCTACTTTTAAAGTAAATTGGTTTCTTTCTTTTTTGGGGGCAGTGGGATGTTTAGCCGTAATGTTGTTGATCAATGCGATCGCAACTGTTGTAGCAGGTATAATTGTCTCAGGAATTTTCCTTTATTTACAAAGACAAGAATTAAAAGTAACTTGGGGAGATAGTCGGCGAGGAATGTGGATGGCATTTTTACGCACAGGTATCTATCAATTAGACCAATTAACCGATCCCAAAAATTGGCGCCCTCACATAATTGTCTTTTCCGCTTCCCCCCATAAAAGTTGGTCATTGATTGAATTAGCAGACAGTTTTAACCACAAAGGATTATTGACTGTAGCCAGTATTGTACCTGAAAGGAGAGAATATGAAAGCAAAAAAAATCTTGAAAATACCATCAAAGACTATCTCAGTAAAAATAATGTCCAAGCCTTAGTCAAAATAATTCGCTCCAATCAAAATTATGCCGTTATTCCCCAAGTGGTAGAAACATACGGTATTGGTGCTTTAATACCTAACACTGTTTTACTTGGTAACAGTAATGCTAGTTTTAATCAAGATTGGGAAAGTCATAAACAATATTGTCAAACCATCGCTCAACTACATCAACTCAAACGTAATATTATCATTCTGAAGGAAAACAGCGATCGTAAATTAGGTAACTATCAACGAATAGATATATGGTGGAGTGGTATTCAAGCTAATGGTAGTTTAATGTTACTTCTTGGCTATCTACTCAAAAACGATTGGCAATGGCGTAAAGCAAGTATTTTTGTCAAATTGGTCATAAAAAATCCTCACGCCTTAGAAACTACCCAAACCAATCTTAACAACCTCATCGAAAAACTAAACATTGACGTGATTCCTCAAGTTATCGTCTCAGAAGAAACCTCTTTTGAAAAAATCTTGTACCAATATTCAGATAAGGCGGATTTAATCTTTTTAGGATTAGCTGAACCTCAAGAAGATTTTGACCAATATTACTATCAATGGCAACAAAAAACAAAAAATTTACCGAGCGTTGCTTTTATGATGGCGGCTAATGATTTTCCCTTTGAAGAAGTGTTGCAAAAAGACTAA
- the leuD gene encoding 3-isopropylmalate dehydratase small subunit, with the protein MSERTVITGKGLPLVGNDIDTDRIIPARFLRCVTFDGLGEQVFADDRKALNGQHPFDLPQYQNAKILVVNGNFGCGSSREHAPQAIARWGIEAIVGESFAEIFFGNCLAMGIPCVTSAAENIKSIQNLLQENPDIQMTLDLEGLKVKCGHYSSAVKIDSGARNMLVTGKWDTCSLLIKNISQIKNTGEKLPYLAW; encoded by the coding sequence ATGAGTGAAAGAACTGTTATCACGGGAAAAGGTCTTCCTTTAGTTGGTAATGATATTGACACCGATCGCATTATACCAGCACGTTTTCTGCGTTGCGTTACTTTTGATGGTTTAGGAGAGCAGGTTTTTGCCGATGATAGAAAGGCTTTAAATGGTCAACATCCTTTTGATTTACCTCAGTATCAAAATGCGAAGATATTAGTTGTCAATGGTAATTTTGGATGTGGCTCTAGTAGAGAACACGCACCACAAGCGATCGCACGTTGGGGTATAGAAGCCATTGTGGGAGAGAGTTTTGCGGAAATCTTTTTTGGTAACTGTTTAGCTATGGGGATTCCCTGCGTTACTTCTGCGGCGGAAAATATTAAGAGTATTCAAAATTTATTACAAGAAAATCCAGACATTCAAATGACTTTGGATTTGGAAGGTTTAAAGGTTAAATGTGGCCACTATAGCAGTGCGGTAAAAATTGATTCTGGTGCAAGAAATATGCTCGTTACTGGAAAATGGGATACTTGCAGTTTATTAATTAAAAATATTAGCCAAATCAAAAATACTGGGGAAAAATTACCTTATTTAGCTTGGTAA
- a CDS encoding Tic20 family protein, producing the protein MNWRTSSTDWKDRLFASLVYLFPLYYALEFGSFLFGQFPFLQLIVIPLYPLILINQIPFGGFILFIVLFAAVVRNARISHFIRFNTMQAILIDILLILVGLVFNVIFRGLGTSLLTETISNALFLGTLVACCYGIFQSASGKYAEMPTISEAAYSQVPW; encoded by the coding sequence ATGAATTGGCGAACCTCATCTACTGACTGGAAAGATAGACTCTTTGCATCTCTCGTTTATCTTTTCCCTCTTTATTATGCCCTAGAGTTTGGCAGTTTTTTATTTGGACAATTCCCCTTTTTACAATTAATTGTCATCCCCCTTTATCCTCTGATTTTGATCAATCAAATACCCTTTGGCGGTTTTATTCTATTTATTGTTTTATTTGCCGCAGTGGTGCGAAATGCTCGTATCAGTCATTTTATTCGCTTTAATACCATGCAGGCAATTTTAATTGATATTCTACTAATTCTTGTCGGTTTGGTTTTCAATGTCATTTTTAGGGGTTTAGGGACATCTTTGCTTACGGAAACTATTTCTAATGCACTATTTTTAGGTACTTTGGTAGCCTGTTGCTATGGTATTTTTCAATCTGCGTCAGGTAAATATGCAGAAATGCCCACTATATCTGAAGCCGCCTATTCTCAAGTACCTTGGTAG
- a CDS encoding fumarylacetoacetate hydrolase family protein, with amino-acid sequence MAQRYVRVKTISGQTYYGRLQLNRTVEVLDAPPWLNGKVTDLILQESDYRLLPPCAPSKIVAVGKNYSAHAAEMGSDVPKEPLIFLKPPSAIIAHEQAVIYPKQSQRVDFEGELALIIGDRTKGCSIEDAKDKIWGYTIANDVTARDLQKKDGQWSRAKGFDTFCPLGPWIVRELTSGARIQTYINEDEDEPKQSALLSDMVFSPEELVAYISQIMTLLPGDVILTGTPEGIAPLQVGDSVTVEIESIGKLTNFIEASSTE; translated from the coding sequence ATGGCACAACGTTATGTCAGGGTAAAAACCATTAGTGGACAAACCTATTATGGTCGATTACAACTGAATCGTACTGTAGAAGTTTTAGATGCTCCACCGTGGTTAAATGGAAAAGTAACAGATTTAATTTTACAAGAATCCGATTATCGGTTACTGCCCCCCTGTGCTCCCTCTAAAATTGTGGCTGTGGGCAAAAACTATTCTGCTCATGCGGCAGAAATGGGTTCAGATGTACCGAAAGAGCCTTTGATTTTTCTTAAGCCCCCTTCTGCTATTATTGCCCATGAACAGGCAGTCATTTACCCTAAACAGTCTCAAAGAGTTGATTTTGAGGGAGAGTTGGCTTTAATTATAGGCGATCGCACCAAAGGTTGTAGTATTGAAGATGCAAAAGATAAGATTTGGGGTTATACCATTGCCAATGATGTAACTGCTAGAGATTTACAGAAAAAAGACGGACAGTGGAGCAGAGCGAAGGGATTTGATACATTTTGCCCTTTAGGTCCTTGGATTGTGCGAGAATTGACATCAGGAGCAAGAATACAAACATATATCAATGAAGACGAAGACGAGCCGAAGCAATCTGCTTTGTTATCTGATATGGTTTTTTCGCCTGAAGAATTAGTGGCTTATATTTCTCAAATTATGACTCTATTACCCGGAGATGTAATTTTAACTGGTACTCCAGAAGGCATTGCCCCTCTACAAGTGGGAGATTCAGTAACGGTAGAAATTGAAAGTATTGGCAAGTTAACCAACTTTATCGAAGCTAGTTCAACGGAGTGA
- the rpsF gene encoding 30S ribosomal protein S6, with the protein MINTYEMMFVLRPDLTQEQVNGQMRKYRDFLKENGAEKVSLEVWGKRRLAYPIQKFQEGIYILTYYTGDGSQVASMERDMRLGEEVLRYLTIKLDSDFDFEEKDIPSAPSTTSESPIELPTPAADSASTEEVSEEVEENTETPVEA; encoded by the coding sequence ATGATTAATACCTATGAAATGATGTTTGTCTTGCGTCCTGATTTAACTCAAGAGCAAGTCAACGGACAGATGCGCAAATATCGTGATTTCCTCAAAGAAAATGGAGCAGAAAAAGTATCCCTTGAAGTTTGGGGCAAACGTCGTCTAGCTTACCCTATCCAAAAATTTCAGGAAGGAATATACATTCTAACCTACTATACAGGTGATGGTTCTCAAGTTGCTTCCATGGAAAGAGATATGCGTTTAGGAGAGGAAGTTCTACGTTATCTTACAATCAAATTAGATTCTGATTTCGACTTTGAAGAAAAAGATATTCCTTCCGCACCCTCTACAACTTCTGAATCACCCATAGAGTTGCCAACTCCTGCGGCCGACTCTGCTTCCACAGAGGAAGTTAGCGAAGAAGTAGAAGAAAACACGGAAACACCTGTCGAAGCGTAA
- a CDS encoding DUF1818 family protein: MIKQGKGWRIGWKENPCTYQGLLGGEDWAMELTSAEMADFCRLLPEINQAVIDISQHLMDEEKIVCEMESELLWLSAEGYPQNYSLRVILSQGRCCEGTWSVEVVPELLKAIQSFQLF; the protein is encoded by the coding sequence TTGATTAAACAAGGTAAAGGATGGCGTATTGGCTGGAAAGAAAATCCTTGCACTTATCAAGGGTTATTGGGAGGGGAAGATTGGGCAATGGAGCTAACTTCCGCCGAAATGGCCGATTTTTGTCGTCTTTTACCAGAAATTAATCAAGCAGTTATTGATATAAGTCAACATCTCATGGATGAAGAAAAAATCGTCTGTGAGATGGAGAGTGAGCTTTTGTGGTTAAGTGCAGAAGGATACCCTCAAAACTATTCCTTGCGGGTTATTTTATCTCAAGGTAGATGCTGTGAAGGAACTTGGTCTGTTGAGGTTGTACCAGAGCTTTTAAAGGCTATACAGTCTTTTCAATTATTTTAA
- a CDS encoding DUF760 domain-containing protein, translated as MVFDSNFFQRESETTLKNTLVEYLQKQHPETLERVAQSATPEVREIITHNVQGLLGVLPSDGFNVQIVTDRQYLANLLASAMMTGYFLCQMEKRKDLEDSISNTDSL; from the coding sequence ATGGTATTTGATTCTAATTTTTTTCAGCGCGAATCAGAAACAACACTCAAAAATACATTAGTCGAATATTTACAGAAGCAACATCCAGAAACATTAGAAAGAGTCGCACAATCTGCAACTCCCGAAGTAAGAGAAATTATCACTCACAATGTACAAGGTTTATTAGGAGTTTTGCCCTCTGATGGATTTAACGTACAGATTGTAACAGACAGACAGTACTTAGCGAATTTATTAGCTTCGGCCATGATGACTGGTTATTTTCTTTGCCAGATGGAAAAAAGAAAGGACTTAGAAGACAGTATCAGTAACACTGATTCTCTTTAA
- a CDS encoding AarF/ABC1/UbiB kinase family protein encodes MTQTIIPPESKENLDNIDDNIVNIHDNPVVIPIKHKEDLGPVSDMSPDSWRYHPDMIIEYYRQRPLQVFGRLLNILFPFLSFLLDGWWDGFWGNKKKNESKRAVKLRKILTKLGPAYIKIGQALSTRPDLVPPKYLDELTRLQDQLPPFPNEIAYQFIEEELGAKPQEVYAEISEHPIAAASLGQVYRGKLHSGEEVAIKVQRPDLVRRITLDIYIMRSIASWIKENVKKIRSDLVAITDELAARIFEEMNYLQEGENAARFKELYGHIPEIYVPKIYWEYTGRRVLTMEWINGTKLTKIKEIEAQGINATGLVEIGVQCSLQQLLEHGFFHADPHPGNLLAMEDGKLAYLDFGMMSTILPYQRYGLIDAVVHLVNRDFEALAQDYVKLDFLTPETDLTPIIPALANVFNNALGASVAELNFKRITDEMSAMMYEFPFRVPAYYALIIRSMVTLEGIAINIDPNFKVLSKAYPYVAKRLLTDQSPELRKSLKDLLFKDGSFRWNRLENLLRNAKDSPDYDFDRVINQGLDFLLSERGEFIRERLADEIVNSLDNFGQKTWINISTTVRETLGFNNGSSVNHNNGNGRNGSHNNGSNDESFERLMNIVKILQETDGYDPLKLIPVVTNIIQNKETQKLGQKIAGGLAEKATARLIRSLLLESNNGNNYNGNGKNGVKNNPQYSLPSARK; translated from the coding sequence ATGACTCAAACTATCATCCCCCCAGAAAGTAAAGAAAACCTTGACAATATAGATGACAATATCGTTAACATCCATGATAATCCTGTTGTTATCCCCATAAAACATAAGGAAGACTTAGGTCCTGTGAGTGATATGTCTCCTGATAGTTGGCGGTATCACCCAGATATGATTATTGAATATTATCGTCAACGTCCTTTACAAGTATTCGGAAGGTTATTAAATATTCTTTTTCCATTTCTGTCTTTTTTGTTAGATGGTTGGTGGGATGGTTTTTGGGGAAATAAAAAGAAAAATGAGTCGAAACGAGCTGTAAAATTAAGAAAAATTTTGACAAAATTAGGTCCGGCTTATATAAAAATTGGTCAAGCCTTGTCCACACGCCCTGATTTAGTGCCTCCTAAATACTTGGATGAATTAACCAGATTACAGGATCAACTACCTCCTTTTCCCAATGAAATTGCTTATCAGTTTATTGAGGAGGAATTAGGGGCAAAGCCTCAAGAAGTTTATGCAGAAATTTCTGAACATCCTATCGCCGCCGCTTCTTTAGGACAAGTATATAGAGGAAAGTTACATTCAGGGGAGGAAGTAGCGATAAAAGTACAGCGCCCTGATTTAGTAAGACGTATCACCCTTGATATTTATATTATGAGGTCGATCGCATCTTGGATCAAAGAAAATGTCAAAAAAATTCGCTCAGACTTAGTGGCCATTACTGATGAGTTAGCCGCCCGTATCTTTGAGGAAATGAATTATTTGCAAGAAGGGGAAAATGCGGCTCGATTTAAAGAATTATATGGACATATTCCTGAAATTTATGTACCGAAAATTTATTGGGAATACACTGGGCGCCGAGTCTTAACGATGGAATGGATTAATGGCACAAAATTAACTAAAATCAAAGAAATTGAAGCTCAAGGCATCAACGCCACTGGATTGGTAGAAATAGGGGTACAATGTTCCTTACAACAACTATTAGAACATGGATTCTTTCATGCTGATCCCCACCCGGGTAATTTATTAGCAATGGAAGACGGTAAACTGGCTTATCTCGATTTTGGGATGATGAGTACGATTTTACCTTATCAACGATATGGCTTAATTGATGCGGTTGTACACCTTGTAAATCGTGATTTTGAAGCCCTTGCCCAAGATTATGTCAAATTAGACTTTCTAACTCCTGAAACGGACTTAACGCCCATTATTCCAGCCCTAGCAAACGTTTTTAATAATGCTCTTGGTGCTAGTGTAGCCGAACTTAATTTTAAGCGAATCACAGATGAAATGTCGGCAATGATGTACGAATTTCCGTTCCGAGTACCGGCTTACTATGCTTTAATTATTCGCTCAATGGTGACATTGGAAGGTATAGCCATTAATATAGATCCCAATTTTAAAGTATTAAGTAAAGCCTATCCCTATGTTGCCAAAAGACTATTAACAGATCAATCTCCTGAGTTAAGAAAATCCCTGAAAGATTTGTTATTTAAAGATGGTAGTTTCCGTTGGAATCGTCTGGAAAATTTATTAAGAAATGCCAAAGATTCCCCCGATTATGATTTTGACAGGGTGATTAACCAAGGCTTAGATTTTCTGTTGTCGGAGAGAGGTGAGTTTATCAGAGAAAGATTAGCCGATGAAATAGTTAATTCTTTAGATAACTTTGGGCAAAAAACATGGATTAATATTTCTACCACCGTGCGAGAAACTCTTGGTTTCAATAATGGCTCATCTGTGAATCATAATAATGGTAATGGTAGAAACGGGAGTCATAATAATGGCAGTAATGATGAATCTTTTGAAAGATTGATGAATATTGTTAAAATTCTTCAAGAAACTGATGGATACGATCCTTTAAAATTAATTCCTGTAGTCACAAATATTATTCAGAATAAAGAAACTCAAAAATTAGGACAGAAAATAGCTGGAGGTTTAGCAGAAAAAGCAACAGCAAGGTTAATTCGTAGTTTATTACTAGAGTCTAATAATGGTAATAACTATAATGGCAATGGTAAAAATGGGGTTAAAAATAATCCTCAATATTCTTTACCTAGTGCAAGAAAATAA